The Brooklawnia cerclae nucleotide sequence GGCGGCTGAGGTACTCGATCGTCTTCGAACCGCCCTGGCTGCCGATGTCGATCCTCAGGGCGGCCAGGCCGATGATGCGGGCCACGAGGGGCTGCACCACGTCCACCGACTGGATCTTGGTGAAGGCGATGCGTTCCGAGCGGTGCTCGATGAACCGGTGCTCGATGCGCACCTGCTCGTCGTCGATCACGAAACGGGTGAACCGCCAGCTGAAATAGCCGATGACCAGTGGGCCCAGGAATCCCACGCCGACGGCGGCGGCGAGCAGCCACCACATCCGCTCCCAGTCGCCGAGACCCCCGCGAGGGATGTCCTGGACGATGTAGGCGACCACGGCTGCCACCGCGATCCACCCCTTGACGAGCGGCGACAGCGGGTGGGGGCGTTCGGTGACCGGGTCGGTGCCGGGCTCGGTCACAGCCCTGCCGCCTGCGTCTCGCCCCGTAGCGTCAGGCGGTCGCGCAGGGCTGCGGCATCGTCGGGTTCGAGGCCGGGGATGTGGGCGTCCGACTGTGCTGAGGCGGTGACGAGCTTCACGTCGGACAGGCCGAATGCCCGGTCGAGAGGGCCGGACGACACCTCGACCGCCTGCATGCGTCCATAGGGGACGACGGTCAGCCGCCGGATCCAGATGCCGTGCCTGATGTACAGGTCGGTGTCGCGCTCGGCGAAGCCCCACGAGCGGGCGATGGCTCCCTGTCGGGCGACTCGCCAGACGATCACGGCCAGTCCGACCGCTCCCAGCACCCAGGCGATCCATCCCGGTGCCGCCAGCGCCGTGGGGACGACGGCGACAGCCACGACGACGATCCAGCCCGCGGCGGTGGAGAGTCTGCGAAGTGCGCCGTAGCGCGGGGACACCGGCGTCCACGTGACTCCCGGTGGCGCGAACACGTCGGCGGGGGAGGACATCGTCAGAACTTGCCCTTGATCCGATCGCCGAGGGTGATGTGGTTGCCGCCGCGGACGACGATGTCGCTCATCAGGTGGAATCCCTCGACGATGATCCGGGGGGCACCGACGACGGCCGGGCGGATCCCCTTGACCTTGAAATCGCTCATGATCGAGGTGCAGTCGTCGACGACCTCGGCGCCGTCCGGGATCCAGATCTTCAGGTCGCTCATCACCGCGCTCAGCTTGATCACGACCTCGCTGGACTCGAAGAACGCCTCCCGCAGGTCGAGCTTGACGCTGCCCATGACGGCGTTGACGGTCAGCTGCGCCGGGACGACCCAGTTCCCCTTGCGTTCCTTTGAACTGAGGATGGCCGACACCTGGCTGCTGATGTAGCTGGTGGGCAGCCGTGCGCCGTTGTCGGGACGCAGGGTGATCTCGTCGGCGTCGGCGTGGTGGGTGTCCTGGATGGGGACGATGTCGCGGACGAGCTCGTCCAACTCGGGCTGCGTGCGGGCGACGAGCGTCCGGTCGAGGCGGTCCTCCGTCTCCTCGGAGGTGAGCCGGCCCTCTCGGAAGGCGTTGCGGATGACGTCGACGGTCGCCTCCCGGTCGGCGTCGGAGACGCGGATCAGTGACTGCTCCGCGGGAGGCTGCCGGAAGCTCGGCTCGGAGGTCTCGGGGTCGTGCGTCATGGGGCCATTGTTCCAGACCTGGGCGTCCCTGGGATCGGTGATTTCACCCAGGGAGCCCTGTGGATCGGGACGCGGATGCCGGGCTCAGCCCAGCGCGGCGACGGCTGCGTCGTAGTCCGGCTCGGTACCGATCTCGGGGACCAGCTGGGTGTAGGTGACGGTTCCGTTCCCGTCGAGGACGACCACCGCCCGGGTCAGCAGCCCCTTGAGGTCGCCGTCGAGGAGCGTGACGCCGTAGTCCTCGCCGAAAGTCGAGCGGAAGGCGGAGGCGCTGACGACGTCGTCGATGCCCTCGTTGACGCAGAAGCGGCTCTGGGCGAAGGGCAGATCCTTGCTCACGGAGACCACGACGGTGTTGTCGAGGCCGGCGGCGAGTTCGTTGAACGTGCGGACGCTGGTGGCGCACACGCTGGTGTCGAGGCTCGGGAAGATGTTGAGGACGACACGCTTGCCCGCGAACTGGTCGAGCGTGATGGGTGCGAGGTCGCCTCCGACGAGTTCGAAGGCGGGAGCGGGCTGGCCGACGGCAGGAAGATCGCCGGATGTGTGGACGGGGTTGGAGCGACGGGTCACGGTTGCCATGCTCCCCATTCTTGGGCGGCGGGTCGAGCGGCCGCAGGGTTTTCGCCATCGGCTGAGGAAGCAGGGTGGACGTGGTTCCCGAAAGAGGTAAAGGACACTTGACGTAAAGGACGCTTTACTTTAGGGTGGGCCGCATGACACGACCCATGGACGGACCCATGCCGCGGCGCACTCGCTGGGGACGTGCGCGACACGGCGGTGGGACGGCGACCCTGTGGCTCGGAGTCGGCTCCATCGGCCTGGCACTGGCCGCGGGCCTGGGCGGTGTCCTCGCCTGGACGAGCGACCCCGGCGTCCGCGGTGTCGCTTTTGTCGTCGGTGTGGTCGTGACCCTGCCCGTCGCGTGTGCCATCGGGTGGGTCCTTCTCGTCGACCGCGGCACGATCTCAGGTGCCGTGGAGCGTCCGGACGAGTCGATCGAGGGCGTCTGGTACGAGCGTGCGGCGAGCGGCGCGCTGCCGGACGTCTTCATGACCGCGGGGCTCGGCGGTGCGGCCCTCGCCATCACCGGCTGGGAGGTGCCTGCCGGCGCCGTGCTCATCGCGCTGGCCGTGCTTATCGCAGCCGACGTCGCGGTGCGTTACCTGGTGCAGCGACGGGCGGAGGCCTGATGCGCAACCGGCTGCCGGACGCTCGCGCCCGGCAGGGCTGGTCACAGCAAAGACTCGCGGACGAGGTCGGGGTCTCGCGTCAGACGATCATCTCGGTCGAGAAGGGACGCTACGATCCCTCGCTGCCGCTGGCCTTCCGGCTTGCCGGGGCCTTCGGCTGCCGGATCGAGGAGCTGTTCGAACCGGACGAGGAGTGATGCCGCGCAGTTCGTCTCGTCCGGGGTTCGTCTTGTCGGGGTGACGTGTCGCGGCGCGGCGTATGCCCGTACAAGCCAAGACCCTATACCCACCATGATATTGTCGCCGTGCGACGCAGTGGTGCGTGCACAACGGCCGGAGTAGCTCCACACAAGGACAGTGCCGGAGCCGGCAGGGCAGTGAGATCACCCGGGACTCGATCGGTTGTCGGATCCCGAGCCATCGGTTCGGGCCGGAAGGTCTCACCGCGATGGCAACTGCTTCCGGTGCCGCCTCACCGCGGGATTCGGCGATAGATGAACAGTGAAGGAGACCCAGTGTCCGATGACGTGCACCTCATGGCGGATGAGACGATCCTTGATGCGAAGGATCCCTATGCGCTGACGAAGGACAAGATCAAGGATCCACCCAAGGGGTGGGGCCCGAGCCTGCGGTTCCTGGGCCCCGGCATGGTGACGAGTGCGGCGGTGGTCGGCTCGGGCGAGTTGCTCACCGCCACGACGCTGGGGGCCAAGGTCGGGTTCATCCTCCTGTGGCTGGTGTTCGTCTCGACCTTCGTGAAGGTGGGGGTCCAGATCGAGTTGGCTCGCTGGTCGATCTCGACCGGCGAACCGTCGGTCGCCGGCTACAACCGGGTTCCTCCCTTCATCGCCAAGCGGGGATGGATCAGCTGGGTTGGGCTGCTCAACTTCACCCAGGTGGTGATCGGTCAAGGCGGGGTCCTCGCCGCGGCCGCCCTCGCCCTCTCGATGATCGTGCCCATCAACGGAGACCCCTTCTCGACCCTGTCGCTGAGCTTCTGGGTCGTCGTGATCGTCGTCGGCGTCATAGCGATCCACCTGTCCAACAGGTACGGGATCGTGGAACGAATCGCGACGGCGCTCGTCCTGATCGTGACCGTGGCCACCATCGTCATGGTGTTCGGTATCGAGTTCACCCCGTTCGCCTGGTCGGCGGGCGACATCGGCTCGGGACTGACGTTCCAGGTCGCGGCCGGCTCGATGGGCATCGCCCTCGGGATGTTCGGCTTCACAGGCGTCGGTGGTGGCGAGATCACCCAGTACACCTACTGGTGCGTCGAGAAGGGGTACGCGGCCTGGACCGGCCCGAACGACGGATCCGAGGAGTGGGCCGAGCGTGCGCGCGGCTGGATCGCCGTCATGAAGAAGGATGCCTGGGTGTCCTGGGCGATCTACACGGTCTCGACTGCGGCGTTCTACATCCTCGGCGCGTCCGTGCTCCATCCGCAGGGCCTGGAGCCTTCGGGCAACGAGGTGCTCGAGGTGATCTCGAAGATGTTCACGGACACGGTGGGTGAGTGGAGCAAGGTCGTCTTCCTGCTGCTCGCCGCGCTGGCCCTGATCAAGACCCTTCTGGCGAACGTGCCGGGCTTCTCGCGGCAGGTCTCGAACACCTTGGCCGTCTTCGGTGTGTTCGACTGGAAGAACGTGCACAGCCGCAACGTATGGATGCGGGGCCTGATCGTGGGCCTGCCCATCATCTGGGGGGCCTTCGCGATCGCGCTCAAGGCGCCCCTGACCATGGTGCTGACGGCGGGCATCTTGAACTCGGTCTTCCTGATGACCATCGTGATCGCGGTGGTCTACCTGTCCCGCAAGGAGACGGATCCGAGAGTGCGTGACGGGAAGGTGTTCACCACCTACCTCTACGTCTCGGGCATCGCGGTCTTCATGGTCGGGGTGCTTTCCCTGATAGACGCGCTGTGAGCGGATATCGGAATCGCCGGTCGTGGTAGCCGAGGAAAGGCGGGAGACGTATCTGCTCGTCAGATGGTGAGAGCGAGTGGCGGTGTGCGGGTTCATGACATCTCAATCCCGAACGCCCTGGCGAATCGATCTCTATCGAAGCTGGGCGCCTGGGCACACAGATCCGCTCCACTCCGGTCCGTATGCCAAGATCAGCCGCAACGGTACGGTCGAGCGACCCCGCTTCAAGGCAATCCGGTCCTGGGAGGTCGACCATGAACGATACGAAGCCGGCGGTCTTCGTCTCGAAGGTGTGCGGCGCGCCGAATCGGCGCCCGTCTATGCGGTAGAACGCCCGCCAGCGTCCGCTTGGGAGTCGCTGCGTGGTGCCGAGCGATTCGGGTCTGGTGCGCTTATTGGCCATCGGTGGATGCCCTTTCCGTGCCGTGCCCGGCATGCCCACGTGGGGCCACGAGTACACGGGAGGGTCTTAACGCGCTCCCAAACAGGTTCCTAGCCATCTGTCAACCACCTATTGACTAGGTGGTTCGGTGTGGAGCGGGCGACGGGAATCGAACCCGCGTGTCCAGCTTGGGAAGCTGGCGCTCTACCATTG carries:
- the tpx gene encoding thiol peroxidase produces the protein MATVTRRSNPVHTSGDLPAVGQPAPAFELVGGDLAPITLDQFAGKRVVLNIFPSLDTSVCATSVRTFNELAAGLDNTVVVSVSKDLPFAQSRFCVNEGIDDVVSASAFRSTFGEDYGVTLLDGDLKGLLTRAVVVLDGNGTVTYTQLVPEIGTEPDYDAAVAALG
- a CDS encoding DUF1707 SHOCT-like domain-containing protein, translated to MTHDPETSEPSFRQPPAEQSLIRVSDADREATVDVIRNAFREGRLTSEETEDRLDRTLVARTQPELDELVRDIVPIQDTHHADADEITLRPDNGARLPTSYISSQVSAILSSKERKGNWVVPAQLTVNAVMGSVKLDLREAFFESSEVVIKLSAVMSDLKIWIPDGAEVVDDCTSIMSDFKVKGIRPAVVGAPRIIVEGFHLMSDIVVRGGNHITLGDRIKGKF
- a CDS encoding Nramp family divalent metal transporter, yielding MSDDVHLMADETILDAKDPYALTKDKIKDPPKGWGPSLRFLGPGMVTSAAVVGSGELLTATTLGAKVGFILLWLVFVSTFVKVGVQIELARWSISTGEPSVAGYNRVPPFIAKRGWISWVGLLNFTQVVIGQGGVLAAAALALSMIVPINGDPFSTLSLSFWVVVIVVGVIAIHLSNRYGIVERIATALVLIVTVATIVMVFGIEFTPFAWSAGDIGSGLTFQVAAGSMGIALGMFGFTGVGGGEITQYTYWCVEKGYAAWTGPNDGSEEWAERARGWIAVMKKDAWVSWAIYTVSTAAFYILGASVLHPQGLEPSGNEVLEVISKMFTDTVGEWSKVVFLLLAALALIKTLLANVPGFSRQVSNTLAVFGVFDWKNVHSRNVWMRGLIVGLPIIWGAFAIALKAPLTMVLTAGILNSVFLMTIVIAVVYLSRKETDPRVRDGKVFTTYLYVSGIAVFMVGVLSLIDAL
- a CDS encoding PH domain-containing protein; the encoded protein is MSSPADVFAPPGVTWTPVSPRYGALRRLSTAAGWIVVVAVAVVPTALAAPGWIAWVLGAVGLAVIVWRVARQGAIARSWGFAERDTDLYIRHGIWIRRLTVVPYGRMQAVEVSSGPLDRAFGLSDVKLVTASAQSDAHIPGLEPDDAAALRDRLTLRGETQAAGL
- a CDS encoding helix-turn-helix transcriptional regulator translates to MRNRLPDARARQGWSQQRLADEVGVSRQTIISVEKGRYDPSLPLAFRLAGAFGCRIEELFEPDEE